GTGATGATCGAAGTGGCGGACACCGGCACCGGAATTCCTGACGACGTTCGCGAAAAGATTTTCGAGCCGTTCTTCACGACCAAAGAGGTTGGCAAAGGAACCGGTCTCGGCCTTGCGATGGTCTACGGCATCGTCAAGCAGACGGGCGGCTACGTGTTCTGCGACTCGACAGTCGGTGTCGGCACAATCTTCCGTATCCTCCTGCCACGCTATGTTCCGACGCAGGGCGAAGATGAAGTGCGCAACAAGGAACCGGTCAAGAAGGCGGCGGCCGATCTCACCGGACACGGCACAATTCTGCTCGTCGAGGATGAGGAGGCAGTACGTGCCTTCGGCGCCCGCGCCTTGTCGGCGCGCGGCTATACGGTGCTTGAAGCCGCCAACGGCGCCGAAGCTTTGGAAGTCGCTGACAGGAATTCCAAGATCGATCTCATCGTGTCCGACGTCGTCATGCCGGAGATGGACGGACCGACCATGTTCGGCGAATTACGTAAGCGCGGCGTGCGCGCGAAGGTCATTTTCGTATCAGGCTATGCCGAGGATGCGTTTGCGAAGAATTTGCCGGAGGGCGAAGATTTCGGCTTTCTCGCCAAGCCCTTCACCCTCAAGCAATTGATCGAGGCGGTGAAAGGTGCGGCGCCTGCGGGATAGGCAAGATGAGCGTTGCACGCCGGTTGCTTTTTGCCTGGTTCATCGCCGCTTTGGCGGCGGGTTATGCGCAAATTGCGGACGCAAAAGTGCCGGGCCGCTCGGTCGAGCCTGTCCGGCAAATCGAACTCAGCGAAGAGAAAATCACGCACTATCTTGCTGCGAGGCCGGCGTTCGATGAGATTCTCGCGAAAGCGGCTGCGGTGCCGGAACCGCGGTACATGCGCTTGCTCAACGAGACGGCGCGCAAGAACGGGTTTGCTGATTATGCGGATTACGAATCTGTCGCCATCAACGTCGTTTGGATTTTGACTGGCATAGATCCGCTCAGCAAAAAATATGTCGGCGTGCAAACCGTGACGAAACAGGAAGCCGCCATTTTGCTCTCCGACAAGGCCCTCTCGCCGCGCGATCACAGGTCGCGGTTTGATACTCTACACGCGCAAATGCTCACCGCCGCTCCAACGAAGTTCGCGGCCAATATTGCGCTGGTGACGAAATACTACGACAAGCTTTTCACGTTGGATGCGTCGAAGAATTAGCACTACTTTGGCAGTTTAGGTTTGCCTGGGTCGGCGAGGAGTTTCTCACAATGGGGGCATCGTCTGGGTGGCGGCCGTGCGAAGAGGTCGAGGATGGCTTGCCTGACGGCCGGCACGCTCGGTTGTGGTGGTGGTCCCCCGACTCTTTTTTTTCCGTCCCGCTGCTTTGAGGCGGCGAGATTGGAGGAAGGCGTAGGCGATCATGGTCATCAAGGCGTGTCGGTGTAACCCAGTCCAGGATCTACCTTCGAAGTGATCGAGGCCAAGCTCCTCCTTGAGCTGCTGATGCGCCTGCTCACAGACCCATCTGGCTTTGATCGTGGCGGCGAGCATCTTGAGGCTCGCATCGGCCGGTAAGTTCGACACATAGTATTTTTGCTCGCCCGTCGACCGGCGTTCGCCGACGAGCCAGACCTCGTCGCCCGGCATGCACTGCATACGATTATCGATCATGCGGTGCTTATGGCCATCCGCAACGCGAACACGCCGGGCCGCGAAGAGACATGTTAGCCGACCTTTGGTGCCCCGCCGCCAGCTGACCCTTTGCCATTTCCCTCCGGCCAACACCGCTTCAGCCGCGACCGGGGGCTGATCCGGGACGTGGTATTTGCGGGGCTTTCCGGCCTTCGCGATGGGGAAGATCAGGACAACGTCGGCGGGATAAACGTTCTGGCGTCGCGACAGACCCACCGCCCACAGCAGACCGCGCTCGCTCAAAGCCTGACGGAAAGGCCCGCTGGAACCGTATCCTGAATCGGCAAGCACACAGCCGAAACGAGCACCGGAGGCGATGACGCGGTCGATCTCCTCGATCGCAATTTCCGGCTTTGTCAAAGCAGTCTGTCTATCCTTCGGCACATGGGCTCGCGCCATGCGCGCAGGATCATTTGTCCAGCTCTCGGGCAGGAAGAGCCGCAGGCCCACCATCACCGGCACCTCACGCGACGCCAACGTCACCGAGACGAGCGATTGGCAGTTGGCAGTCTTTCCGAGCGACGAGGCATATTGTGGCGCGACGCCAACCGAGTGACATCCCTTCTTGGGCAACGCCGTGTCATCGATGACAAGAAACCCCGCCTCATCGCCAACCAGGCCATCTGCCTTCTTCAGCAGAGCAGCCTGGAGTGGAGCACTGTCCCAAACTCCGGCAGCGACGAAATGATGAAGCTGATCGTAGCTGATCTCGCCAGCGCGCGTCGCCATCGGCTGAACGCTCTTGCGGTCTCCTGGACCGATCAGCCCGGCGATATAGGCTGGACACATCCGCGCCCTCGTCTTGTGCCGAAGCGCGGCGACAAACGGCGCAAGCCAGCGATCGAGATCCGCGTGCCAGTCAACGTCCATTGATCGGCCCTCCATGAGCCGACCTCCCATGAATCACGCAAACCCGCTCTTGGGAATCCAAAAAACGCGCTACCACCAAAAATCTGCCAAAGTAGTGCTAGTCGCGTGCCCACGTGCCCCGCTGGTCGTCATACCGGCGATAGTGGTGATATCTGCGGTCATAGCTGGTCGTAATCTTGCGGGCGCGACGTCGCGACTCCGGGACCGCTTGCGCAACAGGCTGAACCGGCTGAAAGACCGCTTTGCAAGGGGGGCTCAGATTGGCGACATTGGCCTGCATGCAGGCCGCCACCCGGTCGCTGTCGGGGATATACGCTCCGCAGAGGCGGAATGCATCCGGCGTGCAGGCTTCCTTCTGTGCCTCGCTGACTTCAAATGCGCGCGCGCCCATCGAGAAACTCGATGCAAGCCCAACGGCAAGAGCGAGACCGGCACCCCGAGCAGCGTTCTTGTTGCGGAAAAAGCTCATCTGCGCGCGCATGGAAATCCCTCTTCGATGCGATCCTGTGGACCGACCGGCATCGGCAATCCCGATTTTAACACGGTGGGTCCACCCCCAGTTCCTTTAGATAGATCAATTCACAAGCTTCGCATCCCCGCCAAGCGAAAATTGAACATGTGTGTGTCGATCACAGGGCGGGTGTCGCCTAACCGAACGTTCAAATGATTTTAATTGACAAGGAAACTAATTTCAGCGAAAGCCATCATGACAGGGAGACTGCCATGGCGCGCGCCGCATCCGAACTCACCGCTCACCTTGGCTATTGGCTGCGTTTTGTCTCCAATCATGTGTCGCTCGCCTTCGCCCGCAAGCTCGAAAGCCGGGGCGTGACCGTTGCTGAATGGGTCGTCCTGCGTGAGCTTTATGAGTCAGCCCCGGTCGCGCCCAGCGAGGTCGCGGAGCGGCTCGGGCTCACCCGGGGCGCGATCAGCAAGCTCGCCGACAGGTTGATCGCGAAATCGTTTCTGGTGCGCCGCGCAAGTCTCGCAGATGGGCGCGCACAACGTCTGGCGCTAACCGCGCAGGGGCGGCTGATTGTGCCTGGCTTGGCGGCGCTCGCCGACGAAAACGACGCCGAATTTTTTGCTCATCTGAACGCCCGCGACCGCGCCGATCTGAAGCGCATCCTGCACAATCTCGTTGTGCAACACGGGCTTAAAATCGTGCCGATGTCTTGACGTCGTCATGGCGGCATCGCGAGACCGGGGCAGACAAATGAACGCAGAGCAAGTCGCAATCGCACAAGACTGCCACGAGGGCGCGGAGACGGACCGGATGACGTTTCCGCAAAGCGTCGCAAAGCTGACGGACGCGGGCTTCGACGGTTATCTTGTCGATCTGCGCCGCGCGACACGAACGTTTTATCTGCCGGATGGCGAAAGCCTCGATCTTTCAACTGCGAAGATGGCTCAAAACGTGGCGTCACGCTTCGATGTGGAGAGTATCAGGGCGGCGATCCGCGAGGCTCAGGCTTTGGCGCCCGGCTATACTTATCGAGGCTTTTGCGTCAAGGTCGCCGCAGCGGGCTGCGCCGGCTATCTCGTCTCCTTCCCAGAGCGACGTGTGCTTTATTTTGGTCGCACGGGCGAAACGCACGTGGAACATTTTCCTCGCGCGCAATCCTAGGCAGAGGCTCAAGCATGTTCGATCATATCGGCATCCACACAAACCAGTTCGACGCCTTGATCTCTTTCTACGAGGCGGCTTTGGCGCCGCTCGGCTACGGTAAGCTCGCAAGCTTCGAAGACGCCGCGGCGTTCGGAACCGACAAACCGGCACTGTGGATTGGCACCGTCGAGGCAAAGCCCGTCGGCATCCACATCGCGCTGTCCGCTGCCAACCCGGCTGCGGTCGATCGCTTTTATGCCGCCGCAATTGCCGCGGGCGGCAAAGACAACGGAGCGCCCGGGCCGCGTCCGGATTATGCGCCGGGCTATTACGCCGCTTTCATTATCGACCCGGATGGCAACAATCTCGAAGCCGTCCACCGGCAACCTGCTTGAACACGGAACTGTCGATGCCAAAATTTGCAATGCCGACATTCAAAATTCTCGCCGCTTTTGCTGTCGCGCTCTGTCTCTGCGGCGGCCCCGCGCTTGCGCGCCATCATCACCATCATCACTACGACGATGATAACGCAGCCGTTGCCTCGGGCCTCGCCGGGGATACGTTGCTGATCGTGCGCCACGCCGAAAAGCCCGACGGCGAAGGCAATCCCGGGCTTGCGCCCGCGGGCGAAGCGCGTGCCAAGGCTTACGCCGATTATTTTGCGCATTTGCAGATCGACGGCGCGCCGGTGAAGATCGGCACGATCATCGCCTCCTCGGATTCCGAGAACAGCGCGCGTCCGCGCCTGACCGTCACGCCATTCAGTCAGGCCAGCGGCATCAAGATCGAGCAGCCGTTTCCCGACAAGGAGGTGAAGGCGCTCGCGCATTGGCTCGCGGCCGGCACGCCCAATCGCACCATTCTTATTGCCTGGCATCACGGAAAGCTGCCGAAACTGTTGCGCGAACTCGGCGCAGACAGCGAGGATCTCGTTCCGGGCGGCGTGTGGCCGGAGGATACTTACAATTGGCTGATCGTGCTCAAATACGACAGCGACGGCAATCTTTCGGAAGCCAAGAAAATCGTCGAGCCCGCGTTTGCAAATTGAGTAACTATGACTTCAGCCGGTAGCCTGTCTTGAAGATCCAGACCACAATGCCGAGGCAGAGCACG
This Methylovirgula sp. DNA region includes the following protein-coding sequences:
- a CDS encoding IS701 family transposase, with product MDVDWHADLDRWLAPFVAALRHKTRARMCPAYIAGLIGPGDRKSVQPMATRAGEISYDQLHHFVAAGVWDSAPLQAALLKKADGLVGDEAGFLVIDDTALPKKGCHSVGVAPQYASSLGKTANCQSLVSVTLASREVPVMVGLRLFLPESWTNDPARMARAHVPKDRQTALTKPEIAIEEIDRVIASGARFGCVLADSGYGSSGPFRQALSERGLLWAVGLSRRQNVYPADVVLIFPIAKAGKPRKYHVPDQPPVAAEAVLAGGKWQRVSWRRGTKGRLTCLFAARRVRVADGHKHRMIDNRMQCMPGDEVWLVGERRSTGEQKYYVSNLPADASLKMLAATIKARWVCEQAHQQLKEELGLDHFEGRSWTGLHRHALMTMIAYAFLQSRRLKAAGRKKKSRGTTTTTERAGRQASHPRPLRTAATQTMPPL
- a CDS encoding MarR family transcriptional regulator; the protein is MARAASELTAHLGYWLRFVSNHVSLAFARKLESRGVTVAEWVVLRELYESAPVAPSEVAERLGLTRGAISKLADRLIAKSFLVRRASLADGRAQRLALTAQGRLIVPGLAALADENDAEFFAHLNARDRADLKRILHNLVVQHGLKIVPMS
- a CDS encoding DUF1398 family protein, whose translation is MNAEQVAIAQDCHEGAETDRMTFPQSVAKLTDAGFDGYLVDLRRATRTFYLPDGESLDLSTAKMAQNVASRFDVESIRAAIREAQALAPGYTYRGFCVKVAAAGCAGYLVSFPERRVLYFGRTGETHVEHFPRAQS
- a CDS encoding VOC family protein, encoding MFDHIGIHTNQFDALISFYEAALAPLGYGKLASFEDAAAFGTDKPALWIGTVEAKPVGIHIALSAANPAAVDRFYAAAIAAGGKDNGAPGPRPDYAPGYYAAFIIDPDGNNLEAVHRQPA
- a CDS encoding flagellar basal body-associated protein FliL; the protein is MPKFAMPTFKILAAFAVALCLCGGPALARHHHHHHYDDDNAAVASGLAGDTLLIVRHAEKPDGEGNPGLAPAGEARAKAYADYFAHLQIDGAPVKIGTIIASSDSENSARPRLTVTPFSQASGIKIEQPFPDKEVKALAHWLAAGTPNRTILIAWHHGKLPKLLRELGADSEDLVPGGVWPEDTYNWLIVLKYDSDGNLSEAKKIVEPAFAN